In the Dethiosulfovibrio peptidovorans genome, one interval contains:
- a CDS encoding aldehyde dehydrogenase: MAMKEITPEQIQVLEELIERARRVQSVIENYDQDKVDRICRAVAWAAGNPEDFDRLCKMGVDESGAGDRNGRYGKRHKILGVLRDALRQKSVGVVEVNSEKGIARYAKPAGLITSLIPMTNPELTPIVTAIYALKARDVVVFSPHPRTKMTTFEVVRLMREGLRGIGEPEDFLQCVKFPTMAMVNKLISMGDLIMATGGPAMTKAAHSSGKPAYCSGAGNATVIFDETTDIEIAAKNTRISKTSDFGSGCSADGNLVIYGGIYDAMIQALENEGGYLANDDEREMLKKAMWDEEGHRIVNTVAVAPQELARIAGFQIPSDRKFIMVVGDGIGKEYNFSGEKLTTLLALYRYEGDFENALKMIDGIYKVGGRGHSCGIYSHDDEHIHRLALRAPVTRIMVRQPQSKANAGSAENGMPMTSSMGCGIWGGNVVSENIALKHYMQSTWVARPIMRDQPEEAVLFGEFFDSSKKRLV, from the coding sequence ATGGCAATGAAAGAAATAACTCCAGAACAGATCCAGGTTCTTGAGGAGTTGATAGAGAGGGCTCGCAGGGTTCAGAGCGTCATAGAGAACTATGACCAAGACAAGGTTGATCGTATATGTAGGGCGGTTGCATGGGCTGCCGGTAATCCAGAGGACTTTGACAGGCTTTGTAAAATGGGCGTCGATGAGAGTGGTGCTGGGGATCGGAATGGGCGTTACGGCAAACGTCATAAGATTCTCGGAGTTCTCCGGGATGCTCTTAGACAGAAAAGTGTAGGTGTCGTAGAGGTCAATAGTGAAAAGGGGATTGCGCGGTACGCTAAACCAGCTGGACTGATCACTTCTCTAATCCCCATGACTAATCCAGAGCTCACCCCCATTGTCACTGCCATCTACGCTTTGAAGGCCCGGGATGTTGTTGTTTTCTCGCCACATCCCAGAACGAAGATGACCACCTTCGAGGTTGTTCGATTGATGCGAGAGGGATTACGGGGCATTGGCGAACCGGAAGACTTTCTCCAGTGTGTTAAGTTTCCCACCATGGCTATGGTTAATAAGCTTATTTCTATGGGTGATTTAATAATGGCGACAGGTGGCCCTGCCATGACAAAAGCAGCTCATAGCTCCGGTAAGCCAGCCTACTGTTCTGGTGCAGGGAACGCTACCGTGATTTTTGATGAGACCACAGATATCGAAATAGCGGCAAAAAATACTAGAATTAGCAAAACATCTGACTTTGGGTCTGGCTGCTCTGCAGACGGAAATCTCGTGATCTACGGCGGGATATACGATGCCATGATACAAGCTCTGGAAAATGAGGGGGGATACTTGGCCAACGATGATGAGAGAGAAATGCTTAAAAAAGCGATGTGGGACGAAGAGGGGCATCGTATTGTTAACACCGTTGCGGTGGCTCCTCAGGAGTTGGCAAGAATTGCCGGTTTTCAGATTCCCAGTGATCGTAAATTCATAATGGTGGTTGGTGATGGTATAGGCAAAGAATACAACTTTTCAGGAGAGAAACTGACGACCCTTCTTGCGCTTTATCGTTACGAGGGTGACTTTGAGAATGCTCTTAAAATGATAGATGGGATCTACAAAGTGGGAGGTAGAGGTCACTCCTGCGGTATCTACAGTCACGATGATGAGCATATTCACCGTCTTGCTCTGAGGGCTCCCGTGACTCGTATAATGGTTCGACAACCTCAATCTAAGGCTAATGCAGGAAGTGCCGAGAATGGTATGCCCATGACATCAAGTATGGGATGTGGAATCTGGGGGGGCAACGTGGTCTCAGAAAACATCGCACTCAAGCATTATATGCAAAGCACCTGGGTGGCTCGCCCTATAATGAGGGATCAACCCGAAGAAGCGGTGCTATTCGGGGAGTTTTTTGATTCCTCAAAAAAGAGGCTTGTGTAG